From a region of the uncultured Desulfatiglans sp. genome:
- the yfbH gene encoding conserved hypothetical protein (Evidence 4 : Unknown function but conserved in other organisms), whose product MRIGLRIDVDTLRGTLTGVPRLLGSMARAGVRGSFFFSVGPDNMGRHIWRLFRPAFLVKMLRTRAASLYGWDILLKGTLWPGPCIGERAGEVIRSVKEQGHEVGLHAWDHHAWQVRIERMDVQERVSALRRGYETLREIVGERPCCSAAPAWRVTDDVLLEKEMYPFVYGSDCRGTSLFYPVVNGRALRQPQIPVTLPTYDEAVGRNGIRHEDWNTYLLNRLNPASLNVLTVHAEVEGVACTSLFDRFLKEAMSTGWRFVPLGALLDGETPISTGSIVRGFVAGREGWISYQAQNIPGGRRPALG is encoded by the coding sequence ATGAGAATAGGCTTGCGTATCGACGTGGACACGTTGCGGGGCACGCTTACGGGCGTTCCCCGGCTGCTCGGCTCCATGGCGCGAGCAGGGGTTCGGGGGAGCTTCTTCTTTTCCGTGGGGCCGGACAACATGGGGCGGCACATCTGGCGCCTTTTTCGCCCGGCCTTCCTCGTCAAGATGCTGCGCACGCGTGCGGCGAGTCTTTACGGCTGGGACATTCTCCTCAAGGGCACCCTTTGGCCCGGGCCCTGTATCGGCGAACGGGCGGGCGAGGTAATCCGTTCGGTGAAGGAGCAGGGTCACGAGGTGGGCCTGCATGCATGGGATCACCATGCGTGGCAGGTGCGCATAGAGCGCATGGATGTTCAGGAAAGAGTGTCGGCCCTGCGCCGGGGCTATGAGACCCTTAGAGAAATTGTCGGAGAGAGGCCGTGCTGTTCTGCTGCACCCGCCTGGCGTGTAACGGATGACGTCCTTCTCGAAAAGGAAATGTATCCGTTCGTTTACGGAAGTGATTGTCGCGGAACGAGCCTTTTCTATCCAGTGGTGAACGGTCGCGCCCTCAGACAGCCTCAGATTCCCGTAACTTTGCCAACCTATGACGAAGCGGTCGGACGAAACGGGATTCGTCATGAGGATTGGAACACGTATCTCCTCAATCGCCTGAACCCGGCATCTCTCAACGTACTCACCGTTCATGCGGAGGTGGAAGGGGTGGCTTGCACCAGCCTGTTCGACCGGTTCTTGAAAGAAGCGATGTCGACCGGCTGGCGTTTCGTGCCTCTGGGCGCCCTCCTTGATGGGGAAACTCCGATCAGCACCGGAAGCATTGTACGGGGGTTCGTCGCAGGCCGCGAGGGCTGGATTTCCTATCAAGCTCAGAACATACCAGGCGGCCGAAGGCCAGCGTTGGGGTAG
- the copR gene encoding Transcriptional activator protein CopR has product MRILIVEDDLKISAFVKKGLEHAGFAVDHAGNGEDGLDMASTGVYDALVVDIMLPKRNGLSLIQTLRQEKINTPVLILSAKDSVDDKVEGLQLGGDDYLTKPFAFAELLSRLQALIRRAGGFAEPARLTVGDLTLDIYKHEVMRGGDHVILQPLEFSLLEYLMRNKGRVVSKTMIMEHVWDYNFDPFSNVVETRIYKLREKIDKDYNPKLIHTIRGVGYVIKENV; this is encoded by the coding sequence ATGCGGATACTGATCGTGGAAGATGATTTGAAAATATCGGCATTTGTCAAGAAAGGCCTCGAGCACGCCGGTTTTGCGGTGGATCATGCCGGAAATGGAGAGGATGGCCTGGACATGGCATCGACAGGCGTGTACGACGCCTTGGTCGTTGACATCATGTTGCCGAAAAGAAACGGCCTCAGTTTGATCCAAACATTGCGGCAGGAAAAGATCAATACTCCGGTTCTGATTCTGAGTGCGAAAGATTCGGTCGATGACAAGGTGGAGGGACTTCAGCTCGGAGGCGATGATTACCTTACCAAGCCTTTTGCCTTTGCGGAACTTCTTTCGCGCTTGCAAGCGCTGATACGGAGGGCTGGCGGTTTTGCCGAACCCGCCCGACTAACGGTGGGTGATCTTACTCTTGATATTTACAAACATGAGGTAATGCGTGGAGGCGATCACGTCATCCTTCAGCCACTGGAATTCTCGCTGCTGGAGTATCTTATGCGGAACAAAGGGAGAGTTGTTTCAAAAACAATGATCATGGAGCATGTATGGGACTACAACTTTGATCCATTCAGCAATGTTGTTGAAACAAGGATTTATAAATTGAGAGAGAAAATTGATAAAGATTATAATCCTAAGCTAATCCATACGATTCGTGGTGTTGGATACGTTATAAAAGAAAATGTTTAG
- a CDS encoding Dolichyl-phosphate-mannose-protein mannosyltransferase, translating into MLVSSDSTSRVVPSRLGSTRWAAAAALALYLLIYVFPLGVRPLILPDEIRYAEIAREMLAGGDWVAPRLDGIRYFEKPVLGYWAGAVSQAVLGENAFAARLPSALAAGATALAVFFLLACFGPGSRTGLFGGGIYLTMAMVFGLGTFNVLDSLLAFFLTGSCAAFFAFWRSTGPRRRRLSWLAVCGAFCGLAFLTKGFLAFAVPTAAALPFLLWERRWLQLLRVPWLPLFFASVVIAPWALLIAWAEPDFWRYFFWIEHVQRFFSDTPQHPAPFWYFLPVMLGGALPWTFLVPSAAAGVRKNIQSSSLIRFAICWLAGPLLFFSASSGKLATYVLPCFAPLAVLLALGIETHLASGRNPRLFTGALMLMGAIAAVLAVGMVSSPLLPFPGLHLFSSSEMWKPAFSGAGLAVLAFLAIYAAGRDGRLQRMALLTLAPAALFLSGHFLLPDKVEMKKAPGAFLWQCQGWVTPGATIVADEALVAGVCWYYGRDDVRILMNGGELNYGLRYADSAGYRLGLNEFNDMAASRERQNPVVLIADARFYERNETQLTEPQAVRREGRFVMAHYGNDIPRTLKPSMASD; encoded by the coding sequence ATGCTGGTTTCTTCCGATTCGACCAGCCGGGTGGTGCCTTCCCGGTTGGGATCCACTCGCTGGGCTGCGGCTGCGGCCCTTGCTCTCTACCTCCTGATTTACGTCTTCCCCCTGGGTGTGAGGCCCCTCATCCTTCCGGACGAGATCCGCTACGCCGAAATCGCGCGTGAAATGCTGGCCGGTGGAGATTGGGTGGCTCCCCGCCTGGACGGGATCAGGTACTTCGAGAAGCCGGTTCTGGGTTATTGGGCGGGGGCCGTTTCGCAGGCCGTACTGGGTGAAAATGCCTTTGCCGCGCGTTTGCCTTCGGCCCTTGCGGCCGGCGCGACTGCACTTGCCGTTTTTTTTCTACTGGCCTGTTTCGGCCCCGGGTCGCGCACGGGCTTGTTCGGAGGCGGCATCTATTTGACGATGGCCATGGTCTTCGGCCTGGGCACGTTCAATGTCCTCGACAGCCTCCTCGCCTTCTTTCTCACCGGGTCGTGCGCCGCGTTCTTCGCCTTTTGGCGGTCGACCGGGCCCAGGCGCAGACGGCTGAGCTGGTTGGCAGTTTGCGGCGCTTTTTGCGGCCTTGCGTTCCTGACCAAAGGTTTTCTCGCCTTTGCCGTCCCCACCGCGGCGGCGCTGCCGTTTCTCCTGTGGGAGCGTCGTTGGCTGCAACTGCTGCGTGTGCCTTGGCTTCCCTTGTTCTTCGCCTCGGTGGTGATTGCGCCGTGGGCGCTGCTGATCGCATGGGCTGAGCCGGATTTCTGGCGGTATTTCTTCTGGATAGAGCACGTGCAACGTTTCTTTTCCGATACCCCCCAGCATCCTGCCCCTTTCTGGTACTTCCTCCCTGTCATGCTGGGCGGCGCGCTGCCCTGGACGTTTCTCGTGCCGTCCGCGGCGGCCGGCGTCAGGAAAAACATCCAGTCCTCCAGCTTGATCCGGTTTGCCATCTGCTGGCTGGCAGGGCCGCTGCTTTTCTTTTCCGCCTCCAGCGGGAAACTCGCCACATATGTGCTCCCTTGTTTTGCCCCGCTGGCCGTGCTGCTGGCACTGGGGATCGAGACCCACCTCGCCTCCGGACGGAACCCGCGGCTCTTTACCGGGGCGCTGATGCTTATGGGGGCCATCGCGGCCGTGCTTGCAGTGGGCATGGTGTCAAGCCCTTTACTGCCGTTTCCCGGTCTCCATCTCTTCTCATCTTCCGAGATGTGGAAACCCGCCTTCTCCGGCGCGGGTCTTGCCGTTCTGGCTTTTCTGGCGATATACGCAGCAGGGCGGGACGGCAGGCTCCAGCGCATGGCCTTGTTGACACTTGCACCGGCGGCGCTTTTCTTGAGCGGCCACTTTCTCCTGCCGGATAAGGTGGAAATGAAAAAGGCACCCGGCGCCTTTCTCTGGCAATGCCAAGGCTGGGTTACGCCCGGTGCCACCATCGTGGCCGACGAGGCGCTTGTTGCTGGAGTCTGCTGGTATTACGGGCGTGATGACGTTCGCATCCTGATGAACGGCGGCGAACTGAACTATGGATTGCGCTATGCCGATTCGGCCGGGTACCGCCTCGGTCTGAATGAATTCAATGACATGGCAGCTTCCCGAGAACGGCAGAACCCCGTCGTCTTGATTGCCGATGCCCGTTTCTATGAGCGGAACGAAACCCAACTCACGGAACCGCAGGCCGTCAGGCGGGAAGGTCGTTTCGTGATGGCACATTACGGGAACGATATTCCGAGGACCCTGAAACCAAGTATGGCTTCTGATTGA
- a CDS encoding Integral membrane sensor signal transduction histidine kinase, with product MVLTLLFSFTILYYFLHESTLQRIINDLYSERYEMQKLLESDGIDAVCSLAIAEAESEGVDKVFVRILNYEMDIISQSDMDSWGYIPLEQEKFRPVDDSDGATVDRLRRENGEEIDVLHGTIGKGYYVQIGQSLGEERLLLQKSVEIFSTAVPVFILVAGLLGWFVARRTLSGIQALTRTAEEISRGHFHRRVEVRSGGDEIEKLAETFNAMLERIESLVAGMRQVTEGIAHDLKSPISRIRGTAEMNIETGYSQRDCEEMAGNTIEECDRLLEMINALLQISEAESGAMKIDSEFLDMSYMIRSACTLYQASAENKAISLETEAPEYVSFYGDKRRLQRMIANILDNAVKYTPEGGRIRVVLEDAEDRISITVADTGAGIAAEDLHHIFERLYRGDRSRTTPGHGLGLSLAQAVAFAHGGEILVESTPGKGSTFTVILPRPESR from the coding sequence ATGGTATTAACGCTTTTGTTTTCATTTACTATTTTATATTATTTTTTGCATGAGTCAACACTACAGAGGATTATAAATGATCTCTATTCTGAGCGATATGAAATGCAAAAACTCTTGGAATCGGATGGCATCGATGCCGTCTGTTCACTCGCCATTGCTGAGGCTGAATCTGAAGGCGTCGACAAGGTGTTTGTGAGAATATTGAATTACGAGATGGATATAATTTCGCAGTCGGACATGGATTCGTGGGGTTACATTCCCTTGGAACAAGAGAAATTTCGCCCTGTGGATGATTCGGACGGGGCTACAGTGGATAGGCTCCGTAGAGAAAATGGTGAAGAGATTGACGTGCTTCATGGGACCATAGGAAAAGGATATTATGTCCAGATTGGGCAATCGCTGGGAGAGGAAAGGCTTCTGCTCCAAAAGTCAGTCGAGATTTTTTCCACGGCTGTGCCCGTGTTCATCCTGGTGGCCGGCCTGCTCGGTTGGTTTGTGGCCAGGCGCACCCTGAGCGGCATTCAGGCATTGACCAGGACCGCTGAAGAGATTTCCAGAGGCCACTTCCACAGACGTGTCGAAGTCAGGAGCGGGGGGGACGAAATCGAGAAGCTTGCCGAAACGTTCAATGCCATGCTGGAGCGTATCGAGTCCTTGGTTGCCGGCATGCGACAGGTGACGGAGGGCATCGCCCACGATCTCAAGAGTCCCATCAGCAGAATTCGAGGTACAGCCGAAATGAACATAGAAACAGGCTACAGCCAAAGAGACTGTGAAGAGATGGCAGGCAACACCATCGAGGAGTGTGACCGCCTTCTGGAAATGATCAACGCCTTGTTGCAGATTTCAGAGGCCGAATCGGGGGCCATGAAAATCGATTCGGAGTTCCTGGATATGAGCTACATGATCCGGAGTGCATGTACGCTTTACCAGGCATCAGCCGAGAACAAGGCGATCTCCCTGGAAACAGAGGCTCCGGAATATGTCTCTTTTTACGGGGACAAGCGCAGGCTGCAGAGGATGATCGCGAATATTCTGGACAATGCCGTCAAATATACCCCCGAAGGCGGCCGCATACGAGTGGTCCTCGAGGATGCGGAGGACCGCATTTCCATTACGGTGGCCGACACGGGAGCGGGGATCGCAGCTGAAGACCTGCACCATATCTTCGAGCGTCTTTATCGTGGCGACCGGAGCAGAACGACCCCCGGGCATGGACTTGGTTTGAGCCTCGCACAGGCCGTGGCCTTTGCACACGGGGGCGAGATCCTTGTGGAGAGCACGCCCGGTAAGGGAAGCACCTTCACCGTCATCCTGCCCCGCCCAGAGTCCCGCTGA
- a CDS encoding hypothetical protein (Evidence 5 : Unknown function): MAWIGARAVQGAVARARKTIGRYISRDVLAARLCEFQGSSVCRSWIGLALAVKRVFPPEAALAANAPGRGPNSA, from the coding sequence TTGGCCTGGATTGGTGCCAGGGCTGTACAAGGGGCAGTCGCCAGGGCGCGGAAGACGATCGGCCGTTATATCTCGAGAGATGTCTTGGCTGCGCGGTTGTGCGAATTTCAAGGTTCGAGCGTTTGCAGGTCATGGATCGGCTTGGCCCTGGCGGTCAAGCGGGTTTTTCCGCCCGAGGCTGCGCTCGCGGCAAATGCTCCTGGTCGAGGGCCGAATTCCGCTTGA
- the yfbF gene encoding undecaprenyl phosphate-L-Ara4FN transferase (Evidence 2a : Function from experimental evidences in other organisms; PubMedId : 15695810; Product type e : enzyme) has translation MDTCLGLSVVVPVLNEIASLDELIRRSLRACKDTGRSHELILVDDGSTDGSSEKILAAAEAHRGGVVGVILNRNYGQHAAVMAGFDVSRGRLVVTLDADLQNPPEEIPRLVAKMDAGFDVVGTVRVPRRDTLFRRLASRTVNAAARRSTGVDMHDYGCMLRGYSRAVVDAMLRCRERSTFIPVLANTFAKRTTEIEVRHNNRPGGDSKYSLWRLVNLQFDLLTSMTTAPLRFLSAIGVCLSGAGLALGFLLMGLRLLHGPEWAVQGVFTLFAALFFFVGAQFVAMGLMGEYIGRIYEDVRARPRYFVERIVGLEPGLRESSDLQGCT, from the coding sequence ATGGACACATGTCTGGGCCTTTCGGTGGTTGTGCCCGTGCTGAATGAGATCGCCAGCCTGGACGAACTCATCAGAAGGTCCCTTCGAGCCTGCAAGGATACCGGCCGCAGCCACGAACTCATCCTTGTGGACGACGGCAGCACGGACGGGTCTTCGGAAAAGATTCTTGCCGCCGCGGAAGCCCATCGGGGAGGTGTGGTCGGCGTCATCTTGAATCGCAATTACGGTCAGCACGCGGCTGTGATGGCGGGTTTCGATGTGAGTCGCGGAAGGCTGGTGGTCACACTGGATGCCGACCTCCAGAACCCGCCTGAAGAAATACCGAGGCTGGTGGCCAAGATGGATGCCGGGTTTGACGTGGTGGGTACGGTGAGGGTCCCCAGACGGGATACCCTTTTCAGAAGGTTGGCTTCCAGAACCGTCAATGCGGCAGCCCGGAGGTCCACGGGCGTCGATATGCATGATTACGGGTGCATGCTGCGCGGCTATTCGCGCGCGGTAGTGGATGCCATGCTCCGTTGCCGGGAGCGCAGCACCTTCATCCCCGTCCTGGCGAACACCTTCGCTAAACGGACCACCGAGATCGAGGTGCGGCACAACAACCGCCCGGGAGGAGACTCCAAATACAGCCTGTGGCGCCTCGTCAACCTGCAGTTTGACCTGCTCACCTCTATGACGACGGCGCCCTTGAGGTTTCTGAGCGCCATAGGCGTCTGTCTTTCAGGGGCGGGGCTGGCGCTGGGGTTCCTTCTCATGGGTCTGCGGCTTCTTCACGGGCCCGAATGGGCGGTGCAGGGCGTCTTCACGTTGTTCGCGGCGCTCTTCTTCTTCGTGGGAGCCCAGTTCGTAGCCATGGGGCTCATGGGCGAATACATCGGGCGCATATACGAGGATGTCAGGGCCCGCCCGAGGTATTTTGTGGAGCGCATTGTGGGGTTGGAACCTGGCCTCAGGGAATCATCAGACCTCCAGGGATGCACCTAG
- a CDS encoding Dolichyl-phosphate-mannose-protein mannosyltransferase (fragment), with product MSPILKNPPLFYWCLAGSLCLFDQPERAVRFVPAAAGCLTILLVGALGRHMFDLKTGVRAGWIHLTSLLPLAMARLPIVDGLFGLFLTASWAAWWVGYQSAVARSRRSWFLVAWACLGLATMTKEIAAMAMTGLIVFVFLLLRRDLAALKGMYWWRGLLVFFLITLPWHVAAYLKTPEYAHFYFVVQHFGRLVGTKHVRT from the coding sequence GTGTCGCCTATTTTGAAAAACCCCCCTCTGTTTTACTGGTGCCTTGCCGGATCGCTCTGCCTTTTCGATCAGCCGGAGCGGGCAGTCCGATTCGTACCCGCCGCCGCCGGGTGCCTGACCATACTGCTCGTCGGCGCCCTCGGGAGGCACATGTTCGACCTCAAGACAGGGGTGCGGGCTGGATGGATCCATCTCACCTCACTGCTGCCGCTGGCGATGGCACGCCTTCCCATTGTCGACGGGCTCTTCGGCCTGTTCTTGACAGCTTCCTGGGCGGCCTGGTGGGTGGGCTACCAAAGCGCCGTCGCTCGAAGCAGGAGATCTTGGTTTCTGGTTGCCTGGGCATGCCTGGGTCTGGCCACCATGACCAAGGAGATCGCAGCGATGGCCATGACCGGCCTGATTGTTTTCGTCTTTCTATTGCTCCGGCGCGATCTGGCTGCCTTGAAAGGCATGTATTGGTGGCGCGGCCTCTTGGTGTTCTTCCTCATCACGCTCCCGTGGCATGTGGCCGCCTACCTCAAAACCCCTGAATACGCCCATTTCTATTTTGTGGTCCAGCATTTCGGACGCCTGGTGGGCACGAAGCATGTAAGGACGTGA
- a CDS encoding conserved hypothetical protein (Evidence 4 : Unknown function but conserved in other organisms) yields MKADFPRRFIHRQETEPFEKERVMPEKLEAAMQELQRECPSLMEPFGLLHQAAVEDGVLSAKTKKLMMIAVSAATRCEPCLRLHVKGALELGATREEILEAAGVAILMGGGPTAAYCALYLLDELQRRKK; encoded by the coding sequence TTGAAGGCGGATTTTCCCCGCCGGTTCATTCACCGGCAAGAGACTGAACCTTTTGAAAAGGAGCGCGTCATGCCCGAAAAACTCGAAGCAGCCATGCAGGAACTTCAACGTGAATGCCCGTCTCTTATGGAGCCTTTCGGCCTGCTTCACCAAGCCGCTGTCGAAGACGGCGTGCTGAGCGCCAAAACGAAAAAGCTGATGATGATCGCAGTATCCGCCGCCACCCGGTGCGAGCCCTGCCTGCGATTGCACGTGAAGGGCGCGCTCGAATTGGGGGCCACCCGGGAAGAAATCCTCGAAGCCGCCGGAGTGGCGATCCTCATGGGTGGGGGGCCGACGGCCGCCTATTGCGCCCTGTATCTGTTGGACGAGCTGCAGCGTCGAAAGAAGTAA
- the yfbE gene encoding uridine 5'-(beta-1-threo-pentapyranosyl-4-ulose diphosphate) aminotransferase, PLP-dependent (Evidence 2a : Function from experimental evidences in other organisms; PubMedId : 12704196; Product type e : enzyme) has translation MRNEFLPFSRPCLSAEDADSVREVLASGWVTTGPKAALFEDRFREAVGAGGAVALASGTAGLHLALKALDVGPGDDVVTPSMTWVSAVNLIVLAGARPVFADVERDSLMVSAETLEGCLSDRTKAIVPVHFAGAPLDMDAMRSLGSRRGIPIVEDAAHALGARRRGVPVGSRGSAVFSFHPSKNITTGEGGMLCTDDEKLLERVRRLKFHGLGKDAYDRQSQGRAPLAEVLEPGFKYNMTDIAAALGLSQLRRLAEFSARRRELALLYLERLADIEEILPLSPPDSNAEHAWHLFVVRLDIEKAGLSRDVFMERLRALNIGTGLHFKAVHLHRYYREHLPIPPGSLPNTEWNSERICSLPLFPDMTEEDVGDVVAAIKETLKR, from the coding sequence ATGCGAAACGAGTTCCTGCCCTTTTCCCGCCCGTGCTTGAGTGCCGAGGATGCCGACTCTGTCCGCGAAGTCCTGGCCTCGGGCTGGGTAACCACGGGGCCCAAAGCCGCTTTGTTCGAGGATCGCTTCCGGGAGGCAGTGGGGGCCGGAGGCGCCGTTGCGCTGGCCTCTGGAACGGCCGGATTGCATCTTGCCTTGAAGGCTCTCGATGTGGGGCCGGGGGACGACGTCGTCACCCCCTCCATGACGTGGGTTTCCGCAGTCAATCTAATCGTGCTGGCGGGGGCGAGGCCTGTCTTCGCCGATGTCGAACGCGACAGCCTCATGGTGAGCGCCGAGACCCTCGAAGGATGTCTTTCCGACAGGACTAAAGCCATCGTTCCGGTGCACTTTGCGGGCGCCCCGCTGGATATGGACGCCATGCGATCACTCGGCTCACGCCGCGGCATCCCGATTGTGGAGGATGCAGCCCACGCACTGGGAGCTCGCCGGCGCGGCGTCCCCGTCGGAAGCCGCGGGTCGGCGGTCTTTTCGTTTCATCCCAGCAAGAACATCACCACCGGCGAAGGCGGCATGCTTTGCACAGATGACGAAAAGCTCCTGGAACGTGTCCGGCGTCTCAAGTTCCACGGCCTTGGAAAGGACGCCTACGATCGGCAAAGTCAGGGAAGGGCGCCGCTGGCAGAGGTCCTCGAACCCGGTTTCAAGTACAACATGACGGATATCGCCGCCGCACTGGGCCTTTCGCAGCTCCGCCGGCTGGCGGAATTCAGCGCGCGGCGGCGGGAACTGGCTCTCCTGTACCTGGAACGGCTCGCGGACATCGAGGAGATCCTGCCGCTCTCACCGCCCGATTCGAACGCCGAACACGCCTGGCATCTTTTCGTCGTGCGTCTCGACATCGAAAAGGCCGGCTTGAGCCGCGACGTGTTCATGGAGCGGCTGAGGGCCCTCAACATCGGAACCGGCCTGCATTTCAAAGCGGTACATTTGCATCGGTACTACCGCGAGCACTTGCCGATCCCTCCCGGCAGCCTTCCGAACACGGAGTGGAATTCCGAGCGGATCTGCTCCCTGCCGCTCTTCCCTGATATGACGGAGGAAGACGTGGGGGATGTGGTTGCAGCCATCAAAGAGACATTGAAACGATGA
- the yfbG gene encoding fused UDP-L-Ara4N formyltransferase; UDP-GlcA C-4'-decarboxylase (Evidence 2a : Function from experimental evidences in other organisms; PubMedId : 11706007, 12704196, 15491143; Product type e : enzyme) → MKAIVLGYHDIGCAGVDALLRNGIDIAAVFTHRDEPGENIWFGSVAEQASARGIPVFAPDDINHPLWVERIRDLEPDILFSFYYRKMVHEPILSIPPAGCLNLHGSLLPRYRGRCPVNWVLINGESETGMTLHYMTPRPDDGDVVDQERAAIGEEDTARSLFDKLAQASERLLDRALPLLREGKAARFPQEHSLATVYGGRGPEDGEIRWERSARDVRNLVRAVTRPYPGAFSHLGDRKCFFWQVTEQPGAPSGVKPGTVLCVDPFEVACGEGSVRVDFGQCDHGLYLSGVQLARELGVVKGMIFGPPASTRLRGSKKRHVLILGADGFIGNALSERLLRSGRYEVHGMDLQSTYLENLLGQSGFHFHEGDIAIHREWIEYHVRKCDVVIPLVAIATPLEYTRNPLRVFELDFEENLRIVRYCVRYGKRVVFPSTSEVYGMCEDEEFDEDQSRLVLGPIRMQRWIYSCSKQLLDRVIWAYGQKEGLQFTLFRPFNWIGPKLDSLDSARIGSSRVITQLILNLVEGTPILLVDGGRQRRCFTDLLDGVECLYRIIENADNRCNNRIINIGNPENEASIRELAEILLEKFGRHPLRPLFPPFAGFKEVESRSYYGNGYQDVQHRKPSIRNARRLVDWEPAISLEDSVERTLDFFLRQAADAVRSTLLPAPGGKADFRLEVYPESDDLLRLGRAAAVKR, encoded by the coding sequence ATGAAAGCGATCGTTCTTGGTTATCACGACATCGGCTGTGCAGGGGTCGACGCGCTGCTTCGAAACGGCATCGACATCGCGGCGGTCTTCACCCATCGCGACGAACCGGGGGAGAACATCTGGTTCGGGTCCGTCGCAGAACAGGCTTCTGCCAGAGGGATACCGGTCTTCGCCCCCGACGACATCAATCATCCACTTTGGGTGGAACGCATACGTGACCTGGAGCCTGACATCCTTTTTTCCTTCTATTACAGAAAGATGGTCCACGAGCCGATTCTGTCCATACCTCCGGCCGGCTGTCTGAATCTCCACGGTTCCCTGCTGCCGCGATACAGGGGCCGCTGCCCGGTGAACTGGGTCTTGATCAACGGCGAGTCGGAGACGGGAATGACGCTCCACTACATGACGCCACGGCCTGACGACGGCGATGTGGTGGACCAGGAAAGGGCCGCCATCGGTGAAGAGGATACGGCGAGGAGCTTATTCGACAAGCTTGCTCAGGCCTCGGAGCGCCTTCTGGATCGTGCTCTTCCGCTCCTCAGGGAGGGGAAGGCCGCACGTTTCCCCCAGGAACATTCCCTCGCCACGGTTTACGGAGGGAGAGGTCCGGAAGATGGTGAAATCCGCTGGGAACGTAGTGCGCGCGATGTCAGGAATCTCGTCAGAGCAGTGACCCGCCCGTACCCGGGTGCGTTCAGTCATCTCGGTGACCGGAAGTGCTTTTTCTGGCAGGTGACGGAGCAGCCGGGGGCCCCGTCGGGGGTCAAACCGGGAACGGTGCTCTGTGTGGATCCTTTCGAGGTGGCCTGCGGAGAAGGTTCGGTGCGCGTGGATTTCGGACAGTGTGACCACGGCCTCTATTTGAGCGGCGTGCAGCTGGCAAGGGAACTCGGTGTTGTGAAAGGCATGATTTTCGGCCCTCCGGCCAGCACCCGTCTGCGGGGAAGTAAGAAACGGCATGTACTGATCCTGGGCGCCGATGGATTCATCGGCAACGCGCTCAGCGAGAGGCTTCTCCGAAGCGGCAGATATGAAGTCCATGGCATGGACCTGCAGTCGACCTATTTGGAAAACCTTCTGGGGCAGTCAGGTTTTCACTTTCACGAAGGAGACATCGCCATCCACCGGGAATGGATCGAGTACCATGTTCGCAAGTGCGATGTGGTCATCCCTCTGGTGGCCATCGCCACGCCCCTGGAATACACCCGCAACCCGCTCAGGGTCTTCGAGCTGGATTTCGAGGAGAACCTGAGGATCGTCCGATACTGCGTCCGTTACGGGAAGCGGGTCGTCTTCCCCTCCACCTCCGAGGTCTATGGCATGTGCGAGGACGAAGAATTTGACGAGGATCAATCCCGTTTGGTCTTGGGTCCCATTCGCATGCAGCGATGGATATATTCCTGCAGCAAGCAGCTGCTGGACCGGGTGATATGGGCGTATGGTCAGAAAGAGGGTCTGCAGTTCACCCTCTTCCGGCCTTTCAACTGGATCGGTCCCAAGCTGGACAGCCTGGACTCAGCGCGCATCGGCAGTTCCCGCGTGATCACGCAGCTTATATTGAACCTGGTGGAGGGTACTCCGATCCTCTTGGTCGACGGGGGGCGGCAGAGGCGCTGTTTCACAGATCTACTGGATGGGGTCGAGTGCCTGTACCGGATCATCGAGAATGCCGACAACCGCTGCAACAACCGCATCATTAACATCGGCAACCCCGAGAATGAAGCATCCATCCGCGAACTGGCGGAGATCCTTCTCGAAAAGTTCGGAAGGCACCCTCTACGCCCCCTGTTTCCGCCCTTCGCAGGATTCAAGGAGGTGGAGAGCCGTTCCTACTACGGCAACGGCTATCAGGATGTGCAGCACCGTAAACCCAGCATCCGCAATGCGCGACGGCTCGTGGATTGGGAACCGGCCATCTCGCTCGAGGATTCCGTTGAAAGAACGCTCGATTTTTTTCTCCGGCAGGCCGCCGATGCCGTCAGATCGACGCTCTTGCCCGCCCCAGGCGGAAAAGCCGATTTCCGGCTGGAGGTTTATCCGGAGTCGGATGATCTCCTCCGGCTGGGCAGGGCCGCGGCTGTGAAGAGATGA